From a region of the Pyrococcus kukulkanii genome:
- a CDS encoding DUF257 family protein: MVEGLLDGVKYGEVVLIKYPPSYVPEFTILHIAEYAKSRGIPVIIDDNFDAFPIVVSHLEALGISFDLNSIYVVKTGGNINVGNLIAKIKYHPDPRVYLKEYRETMKRVSLKFKECITISIGIESVLSRLTTPQELYLAIFEIQKALENKNRKSVYLVNGKIFNALPSIARVELSRIASTIVNTKPYPTGAHLYILKSSNPELVGKEITVEVGGKQ; the protein is encoded by the coding sequence ATGGTGGAGGGGCTTTTAGATGGGGTGAAATATGGAGAGGTTGTCCTAATAAAGTACCCACCTTCCTACGTTCCTGAGTTTACAATTCTTCATATAGCTGAGTACGCGAAATCAAGGGGAATTCCAGTGATTATAGATGACAATTTTGATGCATTTCCTATCGTAGTTTCTCACCTTGAAGCCCTTGGAATAAGCTTTGACCTTAACAGCATCTACGTTGTAAAAACCGGCGGGAATATAAACGTCGGGAACCTCATCGCAAAAATAAAATACCATCCAGATCCGAGAGTTTACCTTAAGGAATACAGGGAAACCATGAAGAGAGTTTCCTTAAAATTTAAGGAGTGCATAACAATATCCATAGGTATAGAGTCAGTCCTCAGCAGACTAACGACCCCTCAGGAACTCTACCTAGCAATATTTGAAATCCAAAAGGCCCTGGAGAATAAAAATAGAAAATCAGTATACCTGGTCAATGGGAAGATATTCAACGCACTCCCAAGCATAGCAAGGGTAGAGCTGAGCAGAATAGCAAGTACAATAGTAAATACGAAGCCCTATCCCACAGGAGCCCACCTGTACATACTCAAGAGCTCAAATCCTGAACTAGTCGGTAAGGAGATAACTGTTGAAGTTGGTGGCAAACAATGA
- the gcvT gene encoding glycine cleavage system aminomethyltransferase GcvT, giving the protein MAKRVHLFDWHKEHAKKIEEFAGWEMPIWYSSIKEEHLAVRNAVGVFDVSHMGEIVFKGKDALKFLQYVTTNDISKPPAISGTYTLVLNERGAIKDETLVFNMGNNEYFMVCDSDAFEKLYAWFTYLKKTIEQFTKLDLEIELKTYDIAMFAVQGPKARDLAQDLFGIDINEMWWFQARWVELDGIKMLLSRSGYTGENGFEVYIEDANPYHPDESKRGEPEKALHVWERILEEGKKYGIKPAGLGARDTLRLEAGYTLYGNETKELQLLSTDIDEVTPLQANLEFAIYWDKDFIGKDALLKQKERGLGRKMIHFKMIEKGIPREGYKVYANGELIGEVTSGTLSPLLGIGIGIAFVKEEYAKPGIEIEVDIRGRKKRAITVTPPFYDPKKYGLFRET; this is encoded by the coding sequence ATGGCAAAGAGAGTTCATCTCTTTGACTGGCATAAAGAACATGCAAAGAAAATTGAAGAATTTGCAGGTTGGGAGATGCCAATATGGTATTCTAGCATAAAAGAAGAACACTTAGCTGTGAGGAATGCAGTTGGCGTGTTTGACGTTTCTCATATGGGAGAGATAGTATTCAAAGGAAAGGATGCCCTTAAGTTCCTGCAGTACGTAACCACTAATGATATAAGCAAGCCTCCGGCCATAAGTGGAACTTACACATTGGTTCTGAATGAAAGGGGAGCAATAAAGGACGAAACTCTTGTATTCAACATGGGCAATAACGAGTACTTCATGGTATGCGACTCCGATGCATTTGAAAAGCTGTACGCTTGGTTCACGTACCTAAAGAAGACGATAGAGCAGTTCACAAAGCTTGACCTTGAGATTGAACTAAAAACTTATGATATTGCGATGTTCGCTGTTCAGGGGCCAAAAGCAAGAGACTTAGCTCAAGACTTGTTTGGGATAGATATAAACGAGATGTGGTGGTTCCAGGCTAGATGGGTTGAACTCGATGGAATAAAGATGCTCCTCTCGAGGAGCGGCTACACCGGCGAGAATGGCTTTGAGGTCTACATAGAGGACGCGAACCCCTACCACCCAGATGAAAGCAAGAGAGGAGAACCTGAGAAAGCCCTTCACGTGTGGGAGAGAATTCTCGAAGAGGGAAAGAAGTACGGGATAAAGCCCGCTGGCCTAGGTGCAAGGGATACGCTCAGACTAGAGGCTGGTTACACCCTCTATGGAAATGAAACCAAGGAGCTCCAGTTATTGAGTACTGACATTGACGAGGTAACACCCCTCCAAGCAAACCTTGAGTTCGCGATCTACTGGGACAAAGACTTCATAGGAAAGGATGCCCTCCTTAAGCAGAAGGAGCGTGGCCTAGGCAGGAAGATGATCCACTTCAAGATGATTGAGAAGGGAATTCCAAGGGAAGGCTACAAGGTTTACGCAAACGGCGAGCTCATAGGTGAAGTCACAAGCGGAACACTGTCCCCACTCCTCGGCATAGGAATCGGAATAGCATTCGTTAAAGAGGAATATGCAAAGCCGGGAATTGAAATTGAAGTTGATATTAGAGGGCGGAAGAAGAGGGCCATCACAGTAACCCCACCATTCTATGACCCGAAGAAGTACGGCTTGTTCAGGGAGACATGA
- the pepQ gene encoding Xaa-Pro dipeptidase PepQ, with protein sequence MEERVEKLIESMEKNNLDAIFLTKAPNVYYFSGASPLAGGYLLVTKSGATLYVPELEYEMAKEESIVEVEKFKKMDELYEKLKGIEVLGIEGASSYSFILDLREKAGIKEFKKIDDTIKELRIVKGKEELKIIEKACEIADRAVMAAIEEVSEGKREREIAAKVEYLMKMNGAEKPAFDTIIASGYRSALPHGIASDKRIEKGDLVVIDLGALYNHYNSDITRTIVVGSPSDKQKEIYEIVLEAQKKAIEAAKPGMTAKELDSIARDVIKEYGYGEYFIHSLGHGVGLEIHEWPRISQYDETILKEGMVITIEPGIYIPKFGGVRIEDTIVITKSGAKRLTKTERELI encoded by the coding sequence ATGGAGGAAAGGGTTGAAAAGTTGATTGAATCTATGGAAAAGAACAACCTTGATGCAATATTCCTTACAAAAGCTCCAAATGTTTACTACTTTTCTGGGGCTTCACCACTTGCTGGAGGGTACCTCTTAGTGACTAAATCGGGAGCAACTCTATATGTTCCTGAGTTAGAGTACGAAATGGCAAAAGAAGAAAGTATAGTGGAGGTCGAGAAGTTTAAGAAAATGGACGAGCTGTATGAGAAGCTAAAAGGCATTGAAGTTCTTGGAATTGAAGGAGCAAGCTCATACTCCTTCATTCTTGATCTCAGAGAAAAAGCAGGAATAAAAGAATTTAAAAAAATTGATGATACTATAAAGGAACTCAGAATAGTGAAAGGCAAAGAAGAACTAAAAATAATAGAAAAAGCTTGCGAAATCGCGGACAGGGCTGTTATGGCAGCAATTGAGGAAGTTTCTGAAGGAAAAAGGGAAAGAGAGATAGCGGCAAAAGTTGAATATCTTATGAAAATGAATGGAGCCGAGAAACCGGCATTTGATACGATTATCGCCAGCGGTTATAGATCGGCACTACCACATGGGATTGCAAGTGATAAAAGGATTGAAAAGGGTGACCTTGTAGTTATAGATCTTGGGGCCTTATATAACCACTACAACTCAGATATAACAAGAACCATAGTAGTGGGGTCTCCTAGCGATAAGCAGAAGGAGATATATGAAATAGTTCTTGAAGCTCAAAAGAAAGCCATTGAGGCAGCTAAGCCAGGAATGACTGCCAAAGAATTAGATTCAATAGCGAGAGATGTCATCAAGGAATATGGATACGGAGAATACTTTATCCATTCACTTGGTCATGGTGTTGGTCTTGAAATCCACGAATGGCCAAGAATAAGTCAATATGACGAGACAATTCTTAAAGAAGGAATGGTGATAACAATTGAACCTGGTATTTATATTCCAAAATTTGGAGGTGTAAGGATAGAGGACACAATCGTTATAACAAAGAGTGGAGCAAAAAGACTTACAAAAACGGAAAGAGAACTTATCTAA
- a CDS encoding maleate cis-trans isomerase family protein has product MFGWRGRFGLIVPSSNTTMEMEFHKYIPEGVSLHTARMPLRNVNEEELTKMATFAIDAAKLLADAGVELIAFGCTSGSFIGGKDFEKEIEMKIEEEVNIETFTTSTAVLEALNVLDLQSLLVITPYVDEINQKEKEFLEANGFEVLDIRGLGIENNLEIGKLEPYTAYRLAKATFIDEADGIFISCTNWRTFEIIEKLESDLGVPVVTSNQATLWMALRALDVGDKLPLGRLLREY; this is encoded by the coding sequence ATGTTTGGATGGAGGGGAAGATTTGGACTCATAGTGCCATCTTCGAACACTACTATGGAGATGGAGTTCCACAAGTACATCCCGGAAGGAGTCTCCCTCCATACAGCTAGAATGCCTCTGAGGAATGTAAATGAGGAAGAGTTAACTAAGATGGCAACGTTTGCCATTGATGCTGCAAAATTACTCGCCGATGCCGGGGTCGAGTTGATAGCGTTTGGATGCACGAGTGGATCTTTTATCGGAGGGAAGGATTTTGAAAAGGAAATCGAGATGAAGATCGAGGAAGAAGTTAATATTGAAACCTTTACAACAAGCACGGCGGTTCTTGAAGCACTTAATGTTCTAGATCTCCAGTCCTTGCTGGTAATAACTCCCTACGTCGATGAGATAAATCAAAAGGAGAAAGAGTTTCTAGAGGCCAATGGTTTTGAAGTTCTTGACATAAGAGGCCTTGGAATAGAGAACAACCTTGAAATAGGAAAGTTAGAGCCATACACCGCATATAGGCTTGCAAAAGCTACGTTTATAGATGAGGCAGATGGAATCTTTATCAGTTGCACTAATTGGAGAACCTTCGAAATAATCGAAAAACTTGAAAGTGATCTCGGGGTTCCTGTAGTAACAAGCAACCAGGCGACGCTATGGATGGCATTAAGGGCTCTAGATGTAGGGGATAAATTGCCGCTTGGACGATTACTCAGGGAATACTAA
- the rnz gene encoding ribonuclease Z encodes MIEVIFLGTGGIKPTPERNVPGIAIKVGREIILFDAGEGTLRQMEIAGLSPMKIKKIFISHFHGDHYLGIPSMIQTMNLWHRREPLYIYGPPGAISFIDNLLSSGYFRPSFDVVTIELMEGEEVREKEYRIKPFQVSHGIPAFGYVFKERDRRGNFDMEKIKALGLRPGPWMREVEKRGRITINGVEIKLEDITGPKKKGAKIVYTGDTEPIPLGDIAKDVDLLIHDATYINSEDRKESYHSTVKEACEVWESGVLVLFHRAPRYKYVEYKREALKICPKAYVPRDFDRLLVGSGNVIFKVR; translated from the coding sequence ATGATCGAGGTAATATTTTTAGGAACCGGGGGGATTAAACCTACCCCTGAAAGAAACGTTCCTGGGATAGCTATTAAGGTGGGAAGGGAAATAATTCTTTTTGATGCCGGGGAGGGGACATTAAGGCAAATGGAAATTGCAGGCTTAAGCCCAATGAAAATAAAGAAGATATTTATAAGCCACTTTCACGGGGATCATTATCTAGGGATACCTTCCATGATCCAGACGATGAACCTTTGGCATAGACGGGAACCCCTTTATATATACGGGCCCCCAGGAGCTATATCCTTTATAGACAACCTTCTCTCTAGTGGATATTTTAGGCCAAGTTTTGACGTAGTTACCATAGAGTTAATGGAAGGAGAAGAGGTTAGGGAGAAAGAGTATAGAATAAAGCCTTTCCAAGTTTCCCATGGAATTCCTGCATTTGGTTATGTATTCAAGGAAAGGGACAGAAGAGGGAACTTTGATATGGAAAAGATAAAAGCGTTAGGATTAAGGCCTGGTCCCTGGATGAGAGAGGTTGAAAAAAGGGGCAGAATTACCATAAATGGAGTTGAAATAAAGCTCGAGGACATCACGGGACCCAAGAAAAAGGGGGCAAAGATAGTATACACCGGGGACACTGAGCCGATTCCCTTAGGGGATATCGCCAAAGACGTAGATCTCCTCATTCACGACGCAACTTACATCAATAGTGAGGATAGGAAAGAGAGCTATCATTCAACGGTTAAAGAAGCATGTGAGGTTTGGGAGAGTGGAGTTCTTGTCCTTTTCCATAGGGCTCCAAGGTATAAGTACGTTGAATACAAAAGAGAAGCCTTGAAAATTTGTCCAAAAGCCTATGTTCCGCGAGATTTTGATAGGTTGTTGGTGGGTAGTGGAAATGTCATATTTAAGGTACGTTAA
- a CDS encoding TraB domain-containing protein produces MSYLRYVKVVGTVHVLPESISEVREVILRENPDAVAIELDYGRLVALLRGEKLRLTQALKLGRIGMLGYALQEIEKFLSKDFGTLPGEEMIEAYELARSIGIPVYLIDQPVEVTLKKLLSAPRIEKLRLVTEVLALPLLGRDVKIESYTILEQEFMRKYPYFYKVLVEERNEIMAKNIMMIVDSLLVKKRKAKVVAVVGLGHKKGIERLLSRYTPKR; encoded by the coding sequence ATGTCATATTTAAGGTACGTTAAAGTTGTCGGCACAGTCCACGTCTTACCTGAGAGTATTAGTGAGGTAAGGGAAGTTATACTGAGGGAAAATCCAGATGCCGTTGCGATAGAGCTTGATTATGGTAGATTAGTTGCTCTCCTTCGGGGGGAAAAATTAAGGTTAACCCAGGCATTAAAGCTTGGAAGAATTGGAATGTTGGGTTATGCACTTCAAGAAATTGAAAAGTTCTTGAGTAAGGATTTTGGAACTTTACCGGGGGAGGAAATGATAGAAGCGTATGAACTTGCAAGGTCTATAGGGATACCAGTTTACCTAATAGATCAACCAGTTGAAGTTACTCTCAAAAAATTACTTTCTGCACCAAGAATTGAAAAACTGAGATTAGTCACGGAGGTTCTTGCACTACCCCTCCTAGGAAGGGATGTGAAAATAGAAAGCTATACAATCCTAGAACAAGAATTTATGAGGAAATATCCATACTTCTATAAGGTTCTCGTTGAGGAAAGAAATGAGATAATGGCTAAAAATATTATGATGATCGTTGACTCTTTATTAGTGAAAAAAAGGAAAGCCAAAGTTGTGGCGGTTGTTGGTTTAGGACACAAAAAGGGGATAGAACGGCTACTTAGTCGCTATACTCCAAAGCGCTGA